The DNA segment AGCCCTCCCGAACGCAGCTTGAAGAGCTGGCGGAAGCCGTAGAAGCCGGCGGCGAACACCGCGGCCGCGACCGCAAGGCCGATGGCCGGCCCGACCGTGATCAGGACGATGGTGGAGACCGCTATCGCGGCCGCCCCCGCGAGCAGGGCGCTGTGCGACCGGTAGCCCGCGAGGTGCTCCCGGATTGACAGCTCGAGCCCCGCGAGCGAGCCCAAAGCCATGGCCGCCAGCAGCATCACCTGTCCGCGCTCGCCCCAGACGATCACGCCAAGGACCCCCAGGATCATGGCGAGGAGCACGCACAGCTCGCTGAGCGGGAAGTTGCCCCACGGCGCCGGCGGCCGGTCCGCCGTGCCGCTGCGCCCGCGCCGCGGCGCGGGCGCAGCGACCCCCTCCCGGGCCCGGCGGCGGCGCGCCTCGTCGCGCTGCTCGCGCGTCATGCCGGGGGCGCCCGGGTCCTCGAGCGCCATGCGCTTGCGGCTTCTCCTACCCACGGGCTGTCAGGTGGCTAAGGGACAGCCGGAGGAGATCTTCACGTGCCACCACCCCGCGAGCATGCCGATGAGGCCGAGTCGCGGCACCACGCGGTACTCCTTGCAGCCGCGCTCGCCGATGTCCTCGTTGCGGACCCGCTCCCACTTGTGCCCGGCCGGGTCGAGCATCATCTCCTCGATCCGGCGCCGCTGGAGATCCTCCGCGTACGTGCGGTCGCACAGCGCGCGGCGGGTGTGCTCCAGCCGCTCCGCGAGATCGTCGCGCAGCGCTTCGAGCTCACCCAGCGAGAGGATCCGGGGGCCACCCCGCGAGGGCACGCCCCAGTCGAAGCCCTGGTGCGGATAGGCGGAGCAGAAGAGGGAGCAGAGCTCGGATTCGATCCGCGCGATCTGGCCGAGGAGCGACCGGCGCGCCGGTGCCTCGGTGGCCGGTGGCGGCGGAAGCAGGAACTCCTGGCCGCGCGGGTGATCGAGGATCTCGGTCATCTCCCCTGGGGCAATGCTAGCGACCGGTGACGATCTCGGTGACGATCCAGAGCGCCTCGTCGATGCTCACGTCGGGGACGCCCTTGACCTGCACCGCGCAGAGGAGCATGCGCTCGGTGCCGGGGTGCACGCCGCGGCCCTCTGCGAGGTCGCCGAACAGCACCGCCAGCGTGCGGGCGGCGTCCGCCACCACGACCTGGCCGCGCGGCAGCGGGCGGCCGTCGCCGCCCAGCCGCTCGTCGGGGCCGCTGAGGCGCAGGCGCAGCTCGCCCTCCACCTTCGCGTCGTCGAATGCCACGAGCCCGACACCGGTCTCGACGGTGGCGATCGTGAGCGCGTCGTCAAGCAGGTTGCGGCTGCGGAAGCCGCCATGCTTCATCCGCGCCAGGGCGAGCGCCTCGGCAGGCGTGCGCCGCTCGTCCGGGTCGATGCCCACCTGGCGGAAGAACACGCGGTAGGCCCACGGGATGGGCTCCTGGCGCAGGTTCACGGCCTTGCCGCCCGTGTAGCGGTCGCTGAGCGCGCGCAGGCGCACCTTCACCTCGCGGGGGGTGCGTCCCGAGCCGGCGTCCACGCCCTGCACGTGAAGCGCCAGCTTCGGGAACTCGGCGGCCAGCTCCGGGTCCACCCGGGTCATCGCAGCTCGCGGACCAGCTCCCGCACGCCGATCTCCCCGTTGCGCGTGTCCACGACATCGCCGCCGGGATCGATGAACACGGTCGTGGGGCAGCCGGCAACCCCGTAGAGGTTGCTCACCAGGCCGTCGCGGTCGAGCGCGACCGGGAAGGTCCAGCCCTGCTCGCGGACCAGCTCCTCCGCGTCGTCCTTGTCCTCCCGCACGAGCACGCCCACGAAGCGTACGCCGGGCGCCCGACCCTGAGCCTGCTCCACACGGTCCAGCTGGGGGACGCAGTCGGCGAAGCGGGTGAAGAAGAACGTGAGCACCACCGCCTGGCCGCGCAGCGAGCAGAGGTTGACGGTGTCGGGCAGGTCGATGTCGCAGACCTGGTCCTCGTCGGCGTTCGCGTCCCGGTCCAGCCCGCCGACGGCCAGCGGGGCCACGAACAGCGGCGCGTCCTCCCCCGCTTCGATCCCGAGCGCGCCAGGGCCCTCGGTGTTGATGGCGTTGAGGCCGGC comes from the Thermoleophilaceae bacterium genome and includes:
- a CDS encoding phenylalanine--tRNA ligase beta subunit-related protein, producing the protein MTRVDPELAAEFPKLALHVQGVDAGSGRTPREVKVRLRALSDRYTGGKAVNLRQEPIPWAYRVFFRQVGIDPDERRTPAEALALARMKHGGFRSRNLLDDALTIATVETGVGLVAFDDAKVEGELRLRLSGPDERLGGDGRPLPRGQVVVADAARTLAVLFGDLAEGRGVHPGTERMLLCAVQVKGVPDVSIDEALWIVTEIVTGR
- a CDS encoding TlpA disulfide reductase family protein, whose protein sequence is MTRDDDRFGDLGADDRSAAERLEELDEREPEPQPEKPAPPRPSSRYSWVVGIAFLLAIIVAGLNAINTEGPGALGIEAGEDAPLFVAPLAVGGLDRDANADEDQVCDIDLPDTVNLCSLRGQAVVLTFFFTRFADCVPQLDRVEQAQGRAPGVRFVGVLVREDKDDAEELVREQGWTFPVALDRDGLVSNLYGVAGCPTTVFIDPGGDVVDTRNGEIGVRELVRELR